The nucleotide sequence AGCGGACACAGCAAGTGCGCCAGAACGGGTGGCGGTTAAGATAAGCATCAACAATCTACAACGCCTAAGAAGCCTTTCTGTTTTTGACAGGCAAGAGTTGCTAGATAAGACGCCAGAACGCTTTGTCTCAAGCGAAGGCGCAGTGAGGAACCTTCTGCCAGGTGTGACACCAGAAACGGCTCTGGAACACGGAATTCTGCTACCGCTGGATATTTGCCGCGTTACTAACTTGCCGTCCGGTTTTCGTGCTGGCCCGGACTACAAGATGTTTCCCCGTGTCGCTTTATTCCCTGTCCTCACTTGCgatctttttcttgtcgGTAGGAGCCGTCTATCACGTGCTGCGAAGTTGCATCTTACGCGACAGCTGGTGGTGTCTGTTGCGTGGCTGCATCGTCACGGCGTCGCTCACAATGACTTGAAGCTTGAGAATGTCTTTCTCagtgaagaagggaaggcTGTTATTGGCGACTTTGGTTTCGCAGCGGAAGTTGGAACCTCAACAAAACTCCGGTCAACCCCTGCCTTTCTAGACCCGCAAACCGCGGAAGAATATCTTCAACGGAAAACGGAAACGGTCGTGACTGAGGAAAGAGATGCATGGGCTCTGGGAACTATCATATTTGTGATTTGGTGCGGATCTTACCCGTTCTTTTCATTTGAAGAGGCTGTCCTTCCTCCTGCAGTGTTGTGGCAAAATGTGGTGTTTATGTCAAAGACCACTAGACCTGCACCTCCACTTCAGCATTGTAAGGGGATGCCATCTCCAGTGAAAGCCCTCATAACCGGCTTTCTCCAGTGGAACTCTGACGATCGACGCCGCCCTCGTGATGTCGTTGAAGGATTCCTCGCCGCTACAGCCTCGGAACCAGCGACCTCTTCGGCGACTGCGGCAGAAGGAAGCGTCAGGCCGCGCGCATCCAGATCTCAGTGACAGTGATCTAAAGAACAAACCACTGGAGCCACCACTCCAGCAACAAACATTCAACAAAACGGTGCCGCCCAGTCGAGTTCCTCAACTGAGAATGAAACAGTGCAGTTGCCGCTATGAAGACCAGGTGTGGCTCGCAAGGATGTAAACAGCGGGGCCTAGTTCTTCATCAATCAGAGATCATCCGTGATCGGTATGGCAATATACAGTATGCTTGATGTCAACGGGAAAGTACAGTGGTTCTAGAAACGCCGTTTAACCAAGAGACAGGAGTGGTGGGAACGCTCGGAGTCGCTTGCAGCGCGAAATCAGTTTTGTTGAGCTCTGTTTCGATGAATCGCGTACGACAATGAAAGGGGAAGTTGTGTGTGCCTTCCGAAAGCGTTGAGTTCACCGTGGAAATATGCGTCGGTGTGCAGTATGCAAAATGCGAATGGGCGGATGAAGCGCGAAGGTAGTCTGCCCAAA is from Toxoplasma gondii ME49 unplaced genomic scaffold asmbl.23, whole genome shotgun sequence and encodes:
- a CDS encoding myosin-light-chain kinase (encoded by transcript TGME49_322010~Signal peptide predicted by SignalP 2.0 HMM (probability 0.957) with cleavage site probability 0.783 at residue 21); translated protein: MRRLLLSPVGFVIVLATLLECHPPDRCVAHHGSSTDESNVWSPRGAQFVPGASEAAVKNQVGIPDSALLWPSQDATETGLRPTEQVEARSSFPAAKQYLSEAAPARGDLPPRATGLLRRRGARVRTVKAHEIGVETPKTYGWDHRVVDSEKQTTAPVADSSGFIQIPSSRATPTTLNAPIDLQGRRDIRNIVRNRPPADSDLSRSEIAAKNGFERRFVRGLQLKVESLFSGGVFTLTGPAQFLGIGSTAIVYSLNKVQADTASAPERVAVKISINNLQRLRSLSVFDRQELLDKTPERFVSSEGAVRNLLPGVTPETALEHGILLPLDICRVTNLPSGFRAGPDYKMFPRVALFPVLTCDLFLVGRSRLSRAAKLHLTRQLVVSVAWLHRHGVAHNDLKLENVFLSEEGKAVIGDFGFAAEVGTSTKLRSTPAFLDPQTAEEYLQRKTETVVTEERDAWALGTIIFVIWCGSYPFFSFEEAVLPPAVLWQNVVFMSKTTRPAPPLQHCKGMPSPVKALITGFLQWNSDDRRRPRDVVEGFLAATASEPATSSATAAEGSVRPRASRSQ